The Thermoflavifilum sp. genome contains a region encoding:
- the carB gene encoding carbamoyl-phosphate synthase large subunit — protein MPKDNSIRSVLIIGSGPIIIGQACEFDYSGSQAARSLREEGIRVILINSNPATIMTDPMMADRVYLLPLTVESLEQILQENEIDAVLPTMGGQTALNLAKEADELGLWEKYGVRLIGVDIKAINKAEDREEFRRFMHEIGVPVAPSRIANSFLEGKEFAQEIGFPLVIRPSYTLGGTGGSFVHSKEELDEALQRGLEASPIHEVLVEKAVLGWKEFELELLRDAADNVVIICTVENMDPMGIHTGDSITVAPAMTLSDTAYQLMRNTAIKMMRSMGNFAGGCNVQFALNPQTEEIIAIEINPRVSRSSALASKATGYPIAKIAAKLAIGYRLDELKNQITGNTSAYFEPALDYVIVKMPRWNFDKFKGADDTLGLQMKSVGEVMAIGRTFPEALQKACQGLENEAIGLGTYNNSSLKIEQLLEKLKRPTWDRVFRIKDALMLGVSIKTIHQLTHIDPWFLHQIQLIVDMEKKLSTYHLRDIPDELLREAKQLGFSDRQLAILLRCDSEDEIYEKRKQLGIVRTYKMVDTCSAEFEARTPYYYSTFDQVNESIPSKRKKVVVLGSGPNRIGQGIEFDYCCTHGLMAIQECGYEAIMINCNPETVSTDFDMADKLYFEPVFWEHLREIIDLEQPEGVIVQLGGQTALKLAKNLHENGIHIFGTAFDDMDIAEDRGRFSDMLKELGIPYPKYGTAYTAEEAMAVAKKVGYPVLVRPSYVLGGQRMRIVINEEELEKAVVSLLKHLPGNKILIDHFLDRCQEAEIDAIFDGEEFHVMGVMEHIEPAGIHSGDSNAVLPPFNLSPMEVTTMEYYAEKIARALHIQGLINVQFAIKDGVVYVIEANPRASRTTPFIAKAYQVPYLNIATKIILGTHKLKDFKIEKKLNGYAIKEPVFSFNKFPGVNRELGPEMKSTGEAIRFIKDLRDPYFRKLYKERSMLLSK, from the coding sequence ATGCCCAAAGACAATTCGATCCGCTCTGTACTGATCATTGGTTCCGGTCCGATTATCATTGGCCAGGCCTGTGAATTTGATTACAGTGGCTCTCAAGCAGCACGTTCGCTTCGGGAAGAGGGTATCCGGGTTATTCTCATCAATTCAAATCCGGCCACGATCATGACCGACCCCATGATGGCCGACCGGGTATATCTGCTTCCCCTTACAGTGGAAAGCCTGGAGCAAATCCTTCAGGAAAATGAAATCGACGCTGTATTGCCTACCATGGGTGGACAAACAGCGCTTAACCTGGCTAAAGAAGCCGATGAGTTGGGATTATGGGAAAAATACGGCGTGCGCTTGATTGGGGTAGATATTAAAGCCATCAATAAGGCCGAAGATCGGGAAGAATTTCGCCGGTTCATGCATGAAATTGGCGTACCGGTGGCTCCATCGCGCATCGCCAACTCATTTTTAGAAGGCAAAGAATTTGCACAGGAAATTGGTTTCCCGCTGGTTATCCGCCCTTCTTACACGCTGGGCGGCACGGGCGGCAGCTTTGTGCATAGCAAGGAAGAGCTGGATGAAGCCCTTCAGCGTGGACTGGAAGCTTCACCCATCCATGAAGTGCTGGTCGAAAAAGCCGTACTGGGCTGGAAAGAATTTGAACTGGAGCTGCTGCGCGATGCGGCCGACAACGTGGTGATCATCTGTACGGTGGAAAACATGGACCCGATGGGTATCCATACGGGCGATTCCATCACCGTGGCGCCGGCCATGACGCTGAGCGATACGGCCTACCAGCTCATGCGCAACACGGCCATCAAAATGATGCGCAGCATGGGCAACTTTGCAGGAGGCTGTAACGTACAATTTGCCCTGAATCCACAGACCGAAGAAATCATCGCCATAGAAATCAATCCGCGTGTCAGCCGCTCCTCCGCGCTTGCCTCCAAAGCCACCGGCTATCCCATAGCCAAGATCGCCGCCAAGCTGGCCATAGGATATCGACTCGATGAACTGAAAAATCAAATCACCGGCAATACCTCGGCCTACTTCGAACCCGCTCTCGACTACGTGATCGTGAAAATGCCCCGGTGGAACTTCGATAAATTCAAGGGCGCCGACGATACCCTGGGATTGCAGATGAAATCGGTGGGTGAGGTAATGGCCATCGGCCGTACTTTCCCTGAAGCCCTCCAGAAAGCCTGTCAGGGCCTGGAAAATGAAGCTATCGGACTGGGCACCTATAACAACTCCTCGCTGAAAATTGAACAGCTGCTGGAAAAATTGAAACGCCCCACCTGGGATCGCGTATTCCGTATCAAAGATGCCCTCATGCTGGGTGTTTCGATCAAAACCATCCACCAGCTTACCCATATCGATCCCTGGTTTCTGCATCAGATCCAGCTCATCGTCGACATGGAGAAAAAGCTAAGCACCTATCACCTGCGCGATATCCCCGATGAGTTGTTACGAGAAGCCAAACAGCTGGGTTTTTCCGATCGTCAGCTGGCCATCCTGTTGCGCTGCGATTCGGAAGATGAAATCTACGAAAAGCGAAAACAGCTGGGTATTGTGCGCACCTATAAGATGGTGGATACCTGCTCGGCCGAATTTGAGGCCCGCACCCCCTACTATTATTCCACCTTCGATCAGGTCAACGAAAGCATCCCATCGAAACGCAAAAAAGTAGTGGTGCTGGGATCCGGTCCCAATCGCATCGGACAGGGAATTGAATTTGATTATTGCTGTACACACGGACTGATGGCTATTCAGGAATGCGGCTATGAAGCCATCATGATCAACTGCAACCCCGAAACCGTTTCCACCGATTTCGACATGGCCGACAAGCTCTATTTCGAGCCGGTTTTCTGGGAGCACCTCCGCGAGATCATCGACCTGGAACAACCTGAAGGCGTAATCGTGCAACTGGGTGGACAAACCGCATTGAAACTGGCTAAAAACCTGCATGAAAATGGCATTCATATCTTCGGTACTGCTTTCGACGATATGGACATTGCCGAAGATCGGGGTCGTTTCTCCGATATGCTCAAAGAGCTGGGCATTCCCTATCCAAAATACGGTACGGCTTATACAGCCGAAGAAGCCATGGCCGTTGCTAAAAAAGTGGGTTATCCCGTGCTGGTGCGTCCCTCTTATGTGCTGGGCGGACAGCGCATGCGGATCGTGATCAATGAAGAAGAACTGGAAAAAGCCGTGGTAAGCCTGCTCAAACACCTGCCCGGTAATAAGATCCTGATCGACCATTTTCTGGATCGCTGTCAGGAAGCGGAAATTGATGCCATCTTCGACGGGGAAGAATTTCATGTCATGGGGGTTATGGAGCATATCGAGCCCGCCGGCATCCACAGCGGCGACAGCAATGCCGTGCTTCCTCCCTTCAACCTCTCGCCCATGGAGGTTACCACCATGGAATATTATGCCGAGAAAATCGCCCGTGCCCTGCATATTCAAGGATTGATCAACGTGCAATTTGCTATCAAAGATGGTGTGGTGTATGTGATTGAAGCTAATCCACGTGCTTCACGTACCACGCCGTTCATCGCCAAGGCCTACCAGGTGCCTTACCTGAACATCGCCACAAAAATCATCCTGGGCACGCACAAGCTGAAGGACTTCAAAATCGAGAAAAAACTGAACGGATATGCCATCAAAGAACCGGTGTTTTCCTTCAATAAATTTCCCGGTGTCAACCGCGAGCTGGGCCCGGAAATGAAATCCACCGGCGAGGCTATTCGTTTCATCAAGGATCTGCGCGATCCCTATTTCCGCAAACTCTATAAGGAGAGAAGCATGCTGCTGAGCAAGTGA